The genomic DNA CAAGTTTTTGACGGAAATAATCTAATTCCATGTTTCAATTCCATTCTGGTCTGATTAAAAGCCGTCCAATAAATAATATAAAATTAATCAGTTATACTGATTAATCGGTCTGATTTTTCCGTCAACCTCCAATGATGTAAAATCATAGGGAGATTGACGGTTTTTTACAAATCGCCAAAGAGCAGATGTTTATAAAAAATTATCAGTGTTATCTTTTTCAAAGCCACATATGTCTTTATCCATCCATTTAATATCACGGCTTTTGAAGAATATAACTGAATCAATCGTATTATCAATAAGATCCTTAACTTTTAATTTCATTTTTTCAAATTTTGCTTTGGTAAGTTCTCCTTCAAAGACTGAATTTTGAATTCGGATAAGATATTTTTTCATTAATTTAAAAATCTGCCTTAACCTCTTCCGGCCGGCCTTTGTTTCTGTATTTATGTCGTACATTGCGATTACATACATGATTACCACCACATTTTAAAGCCGGTATATTTTTCTTCACCAATAATATGTTTAACGATTTTATAGCACTCAAGCCGGATAAGTCTTTTATAAGAAACATAGCGATTAAGATTTTTATGTTTAACAGTTGTTTTCAGTCTTTCATCATATTTTCTTAAAAATTTCATCCTGCCTTTATCTTTCAAATAGCAGTAGTTAAGATCTTTTTCAGTATCTTTTTCAGTTAACTCATTTTTATTGATCATGGTGAAAATCATTCTGTCAAGGATGATGGGTTTGAAAATTTCCGATATATCAAGTGCAAGGGAATAACGCCTGTATCCAGGCTCATGGAGAAAACTGACAGTAGGATCAAGCTGGGTTCTGTAAATTTCAGACAGAATCGATGTGTAAACAAGAGAATTGCCAAAAGAAATCAGTGAATTGATAAAATTATCAGGAGGTCTTTTTACACGTTTTTCAAATTCGATTTTATTTTGAACAATTTCGTTAAAGGCAGAATAATACAAATCCCTGA from Candidatus Cloacimonadota bacterium includes the following:
- the cas2 gene encoding CRISPR-associated endonuclease Cas2, which codes for MYVIAMYDINTETKAGRKRLRQIFKLMKKYLIRIQNSVFEGELTKAKFEKMKLKVKDLIDNTIDSVIFFKSRDIKWMDKDICGFEKDNTDNFL
- the cas1b gene encoding type I-B CRISPR-associated endonuclease Cas1b → MKQSLYLFSNCTIKRKDNTLMFDIDGTKKFRPVEAVADIFLFGEHTLNTKLLNFLGQQKIPVHIFNYYGFYSGSFFPREQYLSGHVTISQAKHYLDKEKRMILAYEFLNAAASNILTNLTYYNNRGRDVGEKILQVKELKKSLKAADSISYLMGIEGNIRDLYYSAFNEIVQNKIEFEKRVKRPPDNFINSLISFGNSLVYTSILSEIYRTQLDPTVSFLHEPGYRRYSLALDISEIFKPIILDRMIFTMINKNELTEKDTEKDLNYCYLKDKGRMKFLRKYDERLKTTVKHKNLNRYVSYKRLIRLECYKIVKHIIGEEKYTGFKMWW